From Azospirillum baldaniorum, the proteins below share one genomic window:
- a CDS encoding MFS transporter, with protein MPRSTLARTPDSPHPDGLPMPRRAVAGASVIAAIVLVVLDGAIANIALPTVAGTLGVPPADTVWIITAYQLALVIALLPVGALGESLGHRRVFTGGVLLFTAASAGCALAPTLPWLIAARFVQGLGGAAVMALGVALLRFVYPQRLLGAAIGWNALAIALASAAGPTIGSGILAVAPWPVLFAVNIPVGLVVLATARALPAVAGTKRRLDPVSVALNAGFFAALVMGAETVAAQPLRGGALLLAAALCLAGLVRREKQREAPLVPLDLLRVRSFRLSVVASVLCFTGQMAAAVALPFYLQHGLGQDIVTAGLFLVPWPLATAVAAPIAGRLSDRVGTGWLCAVGGLLLAAGLALAAVWPLGQDARPLLAFMVMCGFGFGLFQTPNNRNMLLTVPKTRSGAAGGMQGTARLVGQTAGAVLMTVLFSLLSGPETAPRLGLALAAALTLAGGLTSLLRVPPRGAAEAVEAVEAPAPGR; from the coding sequence CCGGCGCGTCCGTCATCGCCGCGATCGTGCTCGTCGTGCTCGACGGCGCCATCGCCAACATCGCCCTGCCGACCGTCGCCGGCACGCTCGGGGTTCCGCCCGCCGACACCGTCTGGATCATTACCGCCTATCAACTGGCCCTGGTGATCGCGCTCCTGCCCGTCGGCGCCCTCGGCGAGAGTCTCGGGCACCGCCGGGTGTTCACCGGCGGGGTGCTGCTGTTCACCGCGGCCTCCGCCGGCTGCGCCCTGGCGCCGACGCTGCCCTGGCTGATCGCCGCGCGTTTCGTGCAGGGGCTCGGCGGGGCGGCGGTGATGGCGCTGGGTGTCGCGCTGCTGCGCTTCGTCTATCCGCAGCGGCTGCTCGGCGCCGCCATCGGCTGGAACGCCCTGGCCATCGCGCTCGCCTCGGCGGCGGGACCGACGATCGGGTCGGGCATCCTCGCCGTCGCCCCCTGGCCCGTCCTGTTCGCGGTCAACATCCCGGTCGGCCTCGTGGTTCTGGCGACCGCCCGCGCGCTGCCCGCCGTCGCGGGAACCAAGCGCCGCCTCGATCCGGTCAGCGTCGCCCTCAACGCCGGATTCTTCGCCGCCCTGGTGATGGGGGCCGAGACCGTCGCGGCGCAGCCCCTGCGCGGCGGCGCGCTGCTGCTGGCCGCGGCGCTCTGCCTTGCCGGGCTGGTCCGTCGCGAAAAGCAACGCGAAGCGCCGCTGGTGCCGCTCGATCTGCTGCGGGTGCGCTCCTTCCGCCTGTCGGTGGTCGCCTCCGTCCTCTGCTTCACCGGCCAGATGGCCGCCGCCGTGGCCCTGCCCTTCTACCTGCAGCACGGGCTCGGCCAGGACATCGTCACGGCGGGGCTGTTCCTGGTGCCGTGGCCGCTGGCGACCGCCGTCGCCGCCCCCATCGCGGGCCGGCTGTCCGACCGGGTGGGGACGGGCTGGCTGTGCGCCGTGGGCGGCCTGCTCCTCGCCGCCGGCCTCGCCCTGGCGGCGGTCTGGCCGCTCGGGCAGGACGCGCGGCCGCTGCTGGCCTTCATGGTGATGTGCGGTTTCGGCTTCGGGCTGTTCCAGACGCCCAACAACCGCAACATGCTGCTGACCGTGCCCAAGACGCGCAGCGGCGCCGCCGGAGGGATGCAGGGCACCGCGCGTCTGGTCGGGCAGACCGCCGGCGCGGTGCTCATGACCGTGCTGTTCTCGCTGCTGTCCGGTCCGGAGACGGCGCCGCGCCTCGGCCTCGCCCTGGCCGCCGCCCTCACCCTGGCGGGCGGCCTGACCAGCCTGCTGCGCGTTCCCCCGCGCGGCGCGGCGGAGGCCGTGGAGGCCGTTGAGGCGCCGGCCCCTGGCCGGTGA
- a CDS encoding VOC family protein: MTTAKNTICLWYDKDAEAAARFYATVFPDSAVGAVHRAPGDYPSGKAGGVLTVQFTVAGIPCLGLNGGPTFKHTEAFSFQIATNDQEETDRYWNAIVGNGGQESACGWCKDRWGVSWQITPRVLTEALAAGGDEAGRAFAAMMGMTKIDVAAIEAARRG, translated from the coding sequence ATGACGACCGCCAAAAACACCATCTGCCTCTGGTACGACAAGGACGCGGAGGCCGCGGCCCGCTTCTACGCCACGGTCTTTCCCGACAGTGCGGTGGGCGCCGTTCACCGCGCGCCCGGCGACTACCCGTCCGGCAAGGCGGGCGGCGTGCTGACGGTGCAGTTCACGGTCGCCGGCATTCCCTGCCTCGGCCTCAACGGCGGGCCGACGTTCAAACACACCGAAGCCTTCTCGTTCCAGATCGCCACCAACGATCAGGAGGAGACCGACCGCTACTGGAACGCCATCGTCGGCAACGGCGGGCAGGAAAGCGCCTGTGGCTGGTGCAAGGACCGCTGGGGCGTCTCCTGGCAGATCACGCCGCGCGTCCTGACCGAGGCGCTGGCGGCCGGCGGCGACGAAGCCGGACGCGCCTTCGCGGCGATGATGGGCATGACGAAGATCGACGTCGCGGCGATCGAGGCCGCGCGGCGCGGCTGA
- a CDS encoding GntR family transcriptional regulator: MSNLPINIVRVAAPLRQQVIDLLRAAIADGRYSPGDRLVERELCETLQVSRPILREALRQLEAEGLVHNVPQRGLEVVTLTAEDVRQIYQVRGALESLAAAEFIAQANPEQWAILADAMAAFEAAAAEGVPSRIRTAKTMFYDTLIAGCGNPTMAQILKALHNRIQLLRGVSLAEPGRLPNTIREIREIFEAMTARDTVRTRQLYDEHIASAARVTMQALAAGR; the protein is encoded by the coding sequence ATGTCAAATTTGCCGATAAATATTGTCCGCGTCGCCGCTCCCCTGCGTCAGCAGGTGATCGACCTGTTGCGCGCGGCCATCGCCGACGGGCGCTATTCCCCCGGCGACCGGCTGGTCGAACGCGAGCTGTGCGAGACGTTGCAGGTCAGCCGCCCGATCCTGCGGGAGGCTCTGCGCCAGCTGGAGGCGGAGGGGCTGGTCCACAACGTGCCCCAGCGCGGGTTGGAGGTGGTGACCCTGACGGCGGAGGATGTCCGGCAGATCTATCAGGTGCGCGGGGCGCTGGAGAGCCTGGCGGCGGCGGAGTTCATCGCCCAGGCCAACCCGGAGCAGTGGGCCATCCTCGCCGACGCCATGGCGGCCTTCGAGGCGGCGGCGGCGGAAGGCGTGCCGTCGCGCATCCGCACGGCGAAGACCATGTTCTACGACACGCTGATCGCCGGCTGCGGCAACCCGACGATGGCGCAGATCCTCAAGGCGCTGCACAACCGCATCCAGCTGCTGCGCGGGGTGTCGCTGGCCGAGCCGGGGCGGCTGCCCAACACGATCCGCGAAATCCGCGAGATCTTCGAGGCGATGACCGCCCGCGACACGGTGCGCACACGCCAGCTCTACGACGAGCACATCGCCAGCGCCGCCCGCGTGACCATGCAGGCTTTAGCCGCGGGACGATAA